In Leptospira harrisiae, a genomic segment contains:
- a CDS encoding ABC transporter ATP-binding protein encodes MQKYAIELEGLEKTYGSGVKALRSINLKVESGDFFALLGPNGAGKSTTIGILSSLIGKTGGKVKIFGTDIDTNPDLAKTYLGIVPQEFNFGIFEAVEQILINQAGFYGIPYKEAKGKVEYYLEKLSLIDKRKSAAGQLSGGMKRRLMIARALVHDPKLLILDEPTAGVDIEIRRSMWEFLKELNQAGKTIILTTHYLEEAESLCKNIAIIDKGEIVENTSMKKLLHRLDKETFIIDLKKSIKSKPMSKKFTWEWLDDHSLEVQLDKNESVNQLFTELTKLKLEVLSLRNKSNRLEELFLSLTGKN; translated from the coding sequence ATGCAAAAATACGCCATCGAATTAGAAGGATTAGAAAAAACATATGGGAGTGGAGTGAAGGCCCTTCGCTCGATTAACCTCAAGGTAGAATCGGGAGATTTTTTTGCCTTACTTGGTCCAAACGGTGCAGGGAAATCCACAACCATTGGAATTTTAAGTTCTCTCATAGGTAAAACAGGAGGGAAAGTCAAAATCTTCGGAACCGATATCGACACAAATCCCGACCTTGCCAAAACCTATCTCGGAATTGTTCCCCAAGAGTTTAATTTTGGAATTTTTGAAGCTGTAGAACAAATCCTAATCAACCAGGCCGGTTTTTATGGGATCCCTTACAAGGAAGCCAAAGGAAAAGTAGAATATTATTTAGAAAAGTTGTCTCTCATCGACAAACGAAAGTCAGCCGCCGGCCAACTCAGTGGAGGGATGAAACGTAGGCTTATGATCGCAAGGGCGCTAGTTCACGATCCAAAACTTCTGATTTTAGATGAACCAACAGCAGGTGTGGATATTGAAATTCGCCGTTCTATGTGGGAATTTTTAAAAGAACTAAACCAAGCAGGAAAAACTATCATTCTCACCACTCATTATTTAGAAGAAGCAGAATCTCTTTGTAAAAACATCGCAATCATCGACAAGGGTGAAATTGTAGAGAACACCTCGATGAAAAAACTCCTGCACCGTTTGGACAAAGAAACTTTTATTATCGACTTAAAAAAATCCATCAAATCAAAACCAATGTCCAAAAAATTCACCTGGGAATGGTTAGATGATCATAGTTTAGAAGTACAATTGGATAAAAATGAATCTGTAAACCAATTGTTTACCGAACTCACAAAACTAAAATTAGAAGTATTAAGTCTTAGAAACAAATCAAATCGTTTAGAAGAACTTTTTTTATCATTAACAGGAAAAAACTAA
- a CDS encoding SDR family NAD(P)-dependent oxidoreductase produces the protein MNTGLKDKKVLVTGSTKGIGFQTALSFAKEGAEVFIHGRSDKAVEAAITEIKSILPNAKLGGVSADLAFEEGIQKLTKQIPELDVLVNNAGYFEPKPFFEIKREDWKQMYETNVLSGAELTQNYLKGMLKRNSGRIIFVSSESALNIPVEMVHYGMSKTAQLSIARGSAEVCKGTKVTVNSVLPGPTLSEGVEEFIEALAKEKGKSKEEMATDFIRENRPSSLVGRFAKPEEIANVIVFLASDLASMINGSSVRADGGVYKSI, from the coding sequence ATGAATACAGGTCTTAAAGATAAAAAAGTTTTAGTGACAGGATCCACAAAAGGGATCGGATTCCAAACCGCTCTTAGTTTCGCAAAAGAAGGGGCGGAAGTTTTTATCCATGGTCGGTCGGACAAAGCGGTAGAAGCTGCCATCACAGAAATCAAATCCATCTTACCTAATGCAAAGTTAGGTGGAGTGTCAGCGGATTTAGCTTTTGAAGAAGGAATTCAAAAATTAACCAAACAAATTCCTGAACTTGACGTGTTAGTCAACAATGCTGGTTATTTTGAACCCAAACCCTTTTTTGAAATTAAGAGAGAAGATTGGAAACAAATGTATGAAACCAATGTCTTAAGCGGAGCTGAACTCACACAAAATTATTTGAAAGGAATGTTAAAAAGAAATTCAGGTCGGATTATTTTTGTTTCGAGTGAATCAGCACTAAACATTCCTGTAGAGATGGTGCACTACGGTATGAGTAAAACAGCTCAACTTTCCATCGCACGAGGAAGTGCCGAAGTTTGTAAGGGAACGAAGGTCACGGTGAATTCGGTTTTACCGGGGCCTACACTCTCCGAAGGAGTGGAAGAATTCATTGAAGCCCTTGCAAAAGAAAAGGGAAAATCGAAGGAAGAGATGGCAACCGATTTCATTCGGGAAAATAGACCCTCATCCCTTGTGGGGAGGTTCGCCAAACCGGAAGAAATCGCCAATGTCATTGTTTTTTTAGCAAGTGACCTTGCCTCCATGATCAACGGTTCCTCTGTCAGAGCGGACGGTGGAGTTTATAAATCGATTTGA
- a CDS encoding dihydrolipoyl dehydrogenase: MKEYDIIVIGAGAGTKLVTPPSKIGKRVAVFEKETPGGTCLNRGCIPSKMVIYPSELIRMTEDTEKFPVFFKEKPVADVAEIFKRVNATVKLDSDSIPLAYEKNPNIDYNPKQVRFIDKRILSDGEETYTAKHIFIVTGTRPNIPEIPGLKGTPFWTSREALSPDKFPKSLLIIGAGFISLELGAAYKAYGCEVTGLTRTDVLRTADGEIKKELNKHLPFPIESHYQIETVEFKNGLFTVTGKTPDGKSTIHSAERLLVATGIRPNTDDLGLEHTKIQTNDNGYIQVSDHLETTEPGIYAFGDVIGRFFFRHSANFEGEYLFDHLYGTKENLPIQYPPMPEAVFTHPQIASVGYTEEELIQKQIPYYKGVNPYSSSATGMARMSDSGFVKVLVSKETEQVIGAHIIGDEAANLIHQILLGMYLKAKLDDYLGMIYIHPAISEITRNAFRKVKEEKLKGVR, from the coding sequence ATGAAAGAATATGACATCATTGTCATTGGTGCGGGTGCAGGTACAAAACTTGTGACCCCACCTTCCAAAATCGGGAAACGAGTTGCCGTGTTTGAAAAAGAGACTCCCGGAGGGACTTGCCTCAACAGAGGTTGTATCCCATCTAAAATGGTCATTTATCCATCCGAACTCATTCGTATGACAGAAGACACGGAAAAGTTTCCTGTTTTTTTTAAAGAAAAACCAGTGGCTGATGTGGCAGAAATTTTCAAACGGGTGAATGCGACGGTAAAATTAGATTCCGATTCCATTCCGCTTGCTTACGAAAAAAATCCGAATATAGACTATAATCCCAAACAAGTTCGATTTATCGACAAACGCATTCTTTCCGACGGAGAGGAAACCTATACCGCCAAACATATATTTATTGTGACTGGAACAAGACCCAATATCCCAGAAATTCCTGGATTAAAGGGAACTCCCTTTTGGACTTCCAGAGAGGCTTTGTCTCCAGACAAATTTCCAAAATCACTTCTCATTATTGGAGCTGGATTTATTTCTTTGGAACTGGGTGCAGCCTACAAAGCTTATGGTTGTGAGGTGACTGGACTCACGAGAACAGATGTTCTTCGAACAGCCGATGGAGAGATCAAAAAAGAATTAAACAAACATCTACCCTTTCCTATCGAATCACATTACCAAATTGAAACGGTAGAATTCAAAAATGGCCTTTTTACGGTCACAGGAAAAACGCCTGATGGGAAATCTACCATTCATTCAGCAGAACGGCTTCTTGTGGCCACAGGAATTCGACCAAATACCGATGACTTAGGCTTAGAACATACAAAGATCCAAACAAACGATAATGGCTACATCCAAGTGAGTGACCACTTAGAAACCACGGAACCAGGAATTTATGCGTTCGGTGATGTGATCGGTCGTTTTTTCTTCAGACACAGTGCCAACTTCGAAGGAGAATATCTCTTTGATCACTTGTATGGAACCAAGGAAAATCTTCCCATCCAGTATCCACCGATGCCAGAAGCAGTGTTCACTCATCCACAAATTGCCAGTGTAGGTTATACGGAAGAAGAACTCATTCAAAAACAAATTCCTTATTATAAGGGAGTCAACCCCTATTCTTCCAGTGCAACCGGAATGGCAAGAATGTCCGATTCTGGATTTGTAAAAGTTCTTGTTTCTAAAGAAACCGAACAAGTGATAGGTGCTCATATTATAGGTGACGAAGCGGCAAACCTCATTCACCAAATTCTACTTGGAATGTATTTAAAAGCAAAACTTGATGATTATTTGGGAATGATCTATATCCACCCAGCAATTTCCGAAATTACTAGAAATGCATTTAGAAAAGTAAAAGAAGAAAAACTAAAAGGTGTCAGGTGA
- a CDS encoding hydroxyacylglutathione hydrolase family protein — protein sequence MIEILPIFTHSPLRNFSYLVFSNRTGEAYCIDPFDAKQILNHSQKLGVKIKGILNTHEHGDHTQGNLELKEETKAVVYGHKDAKHKIPGMDQTLEEGDIVFSVEEESLTVWDTPGHTFSHLSFVRRNPKTILGIFSGDTLFNAGVGNCFRGGDPNVLYETITSRYENLPDTCLLYPGHDYWDNNLKFAEHIDPKNAFRDNYKSSLMPLQISEMGAEKNLNPFFRRNTISVKDRLTELKETYSNDRSIFLTLRKLRDLW from the coding sequence ATGATTGAAATCCTTCCCATTTTTACTCACTCACCTCTTCGCAACTTTAGTTATCTCGTTTTTTCCAATCGAACAGGCGAGGCATATTGTATTGATCCCTTTGATGCAAAACAAATCCTAAATCATTCACAAAAGTTAGGAGTGAAAATCAAAGGAATCTTAAATACGCACGAACATGGTGACCATACCCAAGGAAATTTAGAGCTAAAAGAAGAAACTAAAGCGGTTGTCTACGGACATAAGGACGCAAAACACAAAATTCCAGGGATGGATCAAACTTTAGAAGAAGGTGATATCGTTTTTTCTGTCGAAGAGGAATCTCTGACAGTTTGGGACACACCAGGCCATACATTTTCTCACCTAAGCTTTGTTCGTAGAAACCCAAAAACCATCTTAGGAATTTTTTCCGGAGATACTTTATTTAATGCGGGAGTGGGAAATTGTTTTCGAGGAGGAGATCCCAATGTTTTGTATGAAACCATTACTTCTCGTTATGAAAACCTTCCCGATACCTGTTTGCTTTATCCAGGCCATGATTATTGGGACAACAATCTAAAGTTTGCAGAACATATAGATCCAAAAAATGCGTTTCGGGACAATTACAAATCTTCCTTAATGCCTCTTCAAATTTCTGAAATGGGTGCAGAAAAAAACCTAAACCCTTTTTTTAGAAGGAATACAATCTCTGTCAAAGATCGACTTACGGAGCTAAAGGAAACATACTCAAATGATCGATCTATATTTTTGACACTAAGAAAACTAAGAGATCTTTGGTAA
- a CDS encoding rhodanese-related sulfurtransferase codes for MKKFLFNRFDKETLKKRVEKDTRERRVISFYRYVKLEDPLLFRDKLYDAFEDLGILGRIYLAKEGINAQFSIPAENYDLLRTTVDSIPELNQIYFNDAVEDKKESFIKLAIKVRKKIVADGLDDSKFDPSDVGTHLTPLEFHKTLEEPGVIVVDLRNNYESEVGHFENAILPDVGTFREELPLVEDILKDNKDKKILLYCTGGIRCEKASAYLKYKGFSKVHQLRGGIINYAKAVQDAGLPSKFKGKNFVFDDRLGERVTDDVLTVCYVCGKPSDRHTNCANLGCHVLLVQCEDCSKELLGCCSEECKSIILLPEETQKNLRKENIKNKKYPTHHLTRKLVGK; via the coding sequence GTGAAAAAGTTTTTATTCAATCGTTTTGATAAAGAAACCCTAAAAAAACGGGTAGAAAAAGACACAAGGGAACGCCGTGTCATTTCCTTTTACAGATATGTAAAACTAGAAGATCCACTTTTATTTCGGGACAAACTGTATGATGCCTTCGAAGATTTAGGAATCCTTGGTAGGATTTATTTAGCAAAAGAAGGGATCAACGCACAATTTTCCATTCCGGCGGAAAACTATGATTTACTTCGAACCACAGTGGATTCTATTCCCGAACTAAACCAAATCTATTTTAACGATGCTGTGGAAGATAAAAAAGAAAGTTTTATCAAACTCGCCATCAAGGTTCGTAAAAAAATCGTGGCGGACGGACTCGATGATTCAAAATTTGATCCCTCAGATGTGGGAACCCACCTAACGCCACTCGAGTTTCATAAAACCTTAGAAGAACCCGGGGTTATCGTTGTAGACCTTCGAAACAATTATGAATCAGAAGTGGGACATTTTGAAAATGCCATTTTGCCAGATGTAGGAACCTTTAGAGAAGAACTACCACTTGTGGAAGATATTTTAAAGGATAACAAAGACAAAAAAATTCTACTCTACTGCACGGGAGGAATTCGCTGCGAAAAAGCGAGTGCCTATTTAAAGTATAAAGGATTTTCGAAGGTACACCAACTTCGAGGCGGGATCATCAACTATGCAAAGGCTGTCCAAGATGCAGGTTTACCTTCCAAATTCAAAGGCAAAAATTTTGTATTTGATGACCGGTTAGGAGAACGAGTGACCGATGATGTCCTCACCGTTTGTTATGTTTGTGGAAAACCAAGTGACCGCCATACCAATTGTGCTAACCTCGGTTGCCATGTACTTCTTGTCCAATGTGAAGATTGTTCCAAAGAACTTCTAGGATGTTGTTCTGAAGAATGTAAAAGTATCATACTACTTCCCGAAGAAACACAAAAAAACCTAAGAAAAGAAAACATCAAAAACAAAAAATACCCGACACACCACCTAACAAGGAAACTAGTAGGAAAATAA
- a CDS encoding MauE/DoxX family redox-associated membrane protein, whose protein sequence is MNAIETNGITLASLVLRIAIGANLLGHGIVRMGNKYEVFREWIKTLFSDTPLPSVLLSAMGYIIPPMELLLGVLIILGWNTKWSLVLASLLMCSLIFGMCLLEKWEIVGIQMIYMVCYFFALNSVDNQILSVDSFLKMRNL, encoded by the coding sequence ATGAATGCAATAGAAACCAACGGAATCACATTAGCTAGTCTAGTGTTACGAATCGCTATCGGAGCCAACCTATTAGGTCATGGCATTGTTCGCATGGGAAACAAATATGAAGTTTTTCGGGAATGGATCAAAACCCTTTTTTCTGATACTCCTCTCCCTTCCGTTCTGTTGAGTGCAATGGGGTATATCATACCTCCCATGGAACTACTATTAGGTGTCCTCATTATTTTAGGATGGAATACAAAATGGAGTTTGGTATTGGCTAGTTTACTCATGTGTTCACTCATATTTGGAATGTGTTTACTTGAAAAATGGGAGATCGTTGGAATCCAAATGATTTATATGGTCTGTTATTTTTTTGCTTTGAATTCGGTTGATAACCAAATCCTATCGGTTGACTCATTTTTAAAAATGAGGAATTTATGA
- a CDS encoding MAPEG family protein, which produces MTIITICLLVSIGQIYLAKGIVALAMAKEGKGYDNHHPRMQQAKLSGWGARANGAHQNGFEAFSIFSIAILFNLLLEVDFYWLEILAMSFVALRFLYIYLYIADLPKARSTIWTLAFLCTMFIYLLPILP; this is translated from the coding sequence ATGACGATCATCACTATTTGTTTACTTGTTTCAATCGGCCAAATTTATTTAGCAAAAGGAATTGTTGCCCTTGCAATGGCAAAAGAAGGAAAAGGTTACGACAACCACCACCCGAGAATGCAACAAGCAAAACTCTCTGGTTGGGGTGCTCGTGCAAACGGTGCACATCAAAACGGGTTTGAAGCATTTTCCATTTTTTCTATCGCCATTTTATTCAATCTTCTCCTGGAAGTTGATTTCTATTGGTTAGAAATTCTCGCGATGAGTTTTGTAGCTTTGCGATTTTTATATATTTATCTTTATATTGCTGATTTACCGAAAGCAAGGTCAACCATTTGGACTTTAGCATTTCTTTGTACAATGTTTATCTATTTACTACCGATTCTCCCTTGA
- a CDS encoding LysR family transcriptional regulator, with translation MIPPIRDLDDLKTFVFVVQDRSFTQVAARLGVTKAAVAKRIQGLEKLWNTQLFYRNTRKVIPTREADLIFQKVIAVIESVKELENSLTSKDELEGTLRVTCVSSMSKNFVSEIIEKFQEQNPRITIQLIVTDSLLDLMEESIDIGIRVGTDVPSGLVGTELFKNRISIVASPLYLETKGKILTPKDLEKHNLLYLDLHKTIQFTGTNLSLSDVTKKRTFLSNDAASLVQMGLKGKGVLIRSFWDIEEYLQEGKLVSILTDKTLENFGSVWVIHPSNRTPSRRMMVFRNFLESECSLRFNQ, from the coding sequence ATGATTCCACCCATTCGAGACCTAGATGACCTAAAAACCTTTGTTTTCGTTGTCCAGGACCGTAGTTTTACCCAAGTTGCCGCCCGCCTGGGGGTAACAAAGGCAGCGGTTGCCAAAAGGATCCAGGGTTTAGAAAAACTTTGGAATACACAGTTGTTTTATCGAAACACAAGAAAGGTGATTCCCACAAGAGAGGCTGACTTAATTTTTCAAAAAGTGATCGCTGTCATTGAAAGTGTGAAGGAGCTAGAAAATTCATTAACCAGCAAAGATGAGTTAGAGGGAACACTTCGGGTAACTTGTGTAAGTTCCATGTCCAAGAATTTTGTATCAGAAATCATAGAAAAGTTCCAAGAACAAAACCCAAGAATTACCATCCAACTCATTGTTACAGATAGTTTGCTCGATCTTATGGAAGAGTCGATTGATATTGGGATACGTGTTGGAACAGATGTTCCGTCGGGACTTGTTGGAACAGAGTTATTTAAAAATAGAATATCCATTGTTGCAAGTCCATTGTATTTAGAAACGAAAGGAAAAATACTTACTCCAAAAGATTTAGAAAAACATAATCTTTTGTATTTGGATTTACATAAAACAATTCAATTTACTGGAACAAATTTGTCTTTAAGTGATGTGACAAAGAAAAGAACCTTTTTGTCGAATGATGCTGCAAGCCTTGTTCAAATGGGACTGAAAGGAAAAGGTGTTCTCATTCGTTCCTTTTGGGACATTGAAGAATATCTCCAAGAAGGAAAACTGGTTTCCATACTTACTGACAAAACTTTAGAAAACTTTGGAAGTGTTTGGGTGATCCATCCGAGTAACCGAACTCCCTCCAGAAGGATGATGGTCTTTCGTAATTTTTTAGAATCCGAATGTAGTTTGCGATTCAATCAATAA
- a CDS encoding endonuclease yields the protein MRKFHYIYFTFFLLCLVSFFLYSQTEEKEETKEYHSREFDFQKAKRVLKRFYKKVGTDFYCGCPFSEDKEVLGRLKIDFESCGLASRKDNLRQTWIEWEHIVPAYSFGNSLECWTKKDCEVNGKPVRGRKCCRATDPEFNRMEADMHNIVPVPGEINADRGTFSYGEIEGEERNYGLCDFEINFKEQTAEPKPNIRGDIARTYFYMEWKYGIPVPENRRKLYESWDKQDPPDTFEIRKNEIIERIQKVKNPFID from the coding sequence TTGAGAAAATTCCACTATATCTATTTCACTTTTTTTCTCCTATGTTTGGTTAGTTTTTTTCTCTATTCCCAAACAGAAGAAAAAGAAGAAACAAAAGAATACCACTCTAGAGAGTTTGATTTTCAAAAAGCCAAACGAGTTCTAAAACGTTTTTATAAAAAAGTGGGAACGGATTTTTATTGCGGATGTCCCTTTTCCGAAGACAAGGAAGTTTTAGGAAGGCTTAAAATTGATTTTGAATCCTGTGGACTCGCAAGTAGAAAAGACAACCTCCGCCAAACATGGATTGAATGGGAACACATAGTCCCTGCTTATAGTTTTGGGAATTCACTTGAGTGTTGGACAAAAAAGGATTGTGAGGTCAATGGAAAACCGGTGCGGGGACGAAAATGTTGCAGGGCCACCGATCCTGAATTTAATCGAATGGAAGCGGATATGCACAATATTGTTCCTGTTCCCGGTGAAATCAATGCAGACCGTGGAACCTTCTCGTATGGCGAAATTGAAGGTGAAGAAAGAAACTATGGGTTATGTGATTTTGAAATCAATTTCAAAGAACAAACAGCGGAACCCAAACCCAATATTCGCGGAGACATTGCTCGAACCTACTTTTATATGGAATGGAAGTATGGAATTCCGGTTCCAGAAAATAGACGAAAACTTTATGAATCTTGGGATAAACAAGATCCTCCTGATACTTTTGAAATCAGAAAAAATGAAATCATAGAAAGAATCCAGAAAGTCAAAAATCCCTTTATTGATTGA
- a CDS encoding ABC transporter permease — protein MWKQNFTALQTIVRREWIRIIRIWIQTLIPPVITMALYFLIFGELVGRQIGKIGDFTYIEFIVPGLIMMSVITNSYNNVVSSFFSSKFQKNIEELLVSPTSPYTIVIGYTFGGIVRGIFVGILVTLTSLFFTNLRFHNPFVILFTVLMTSILFSLGGFFNALFAKKFDDVTIIPTFILTPLTYLGGVFYSVKNLPGFWQTVSYCNPILYMVNLFRYGFIGVTDVNLYFSFGFITLLSGILFIINVRLMKIGYGIRN, from the coding sequence ATGTGGAAACAGAATTTTACCGCATTACAAACCATTGTCAGACGAGAATGGATAAGAATCATTCGTATTTGGATACAAACACTCATCCCACCGGTCATTACGATGGCCCTATATTTTCTAATTTTTGGTGAACTCGTTGGCCGCCAAATTGGAAAAATTGGAGATTTTACTTATATTGAATTTATAGTTCCTGGTCTCATTATGATGAGTGTCATCACAAATTCTTATAACAATGTGGTTTCTTCTTTTTTCTCTAGTAAGTTTCAAAAAAATATAGAAGAGTTACTCGTTTCACCAACTTCACCTTATACAATTGTCATTGGATATACATTTGGTGGAATTGTAAGAGGTATTTTTGTAGGGATTCTTGTGACTCTCACTTCTTTATTTTTTACAAACCTCCGTTTCCATAATCCATTTGTGATTCTATTTACAGTTCTTATGACATCAATTTTATTTTCTCTAGGTGGATTTTTCAATGCACTGTTTGCAAAAAAATTTGATGATGTAACAATCATTCCCACTTTTATTTTAACTCCTCTCACATACCTTGGTGGAGTTTTTTATTCGGTGAAAAACCTTCCTGGTTTTTGGCAAACGGTTTCTTATTGTAATCCCATCCTTTATATGGTGAACTTATTTCGGTATGGATTTATCGGAGTAACCGATGTGAATTTATATTTTTCCTTTGGTTTTATCACTTTACTCTCTGGAATTCTTTTTATCATCAATGTGAGGTTAATGAAAATTGGTTATGGCATCAGAAACTAA
- the serA gene encoding phosphoglycerate dehydrogenase: MVSYPKGKIKVLLLENIHKDAYELFHRDGFDVSLVKDAMEEAELIERISDVHVLGIRSKTNVTIKALANAKKLMTIGCFCIGTNQVELDEAEKRAIPVFNAPYSNTRSVAELVIAEIIMLARKATDQSRDVHLGKWNKIAKGCFEVRGKTLGIIGYGHIGSQVSVLAESMGMKVVFYDIISKLPLGNASSVHSYEELLKQSDFITFHVPETDETKNLFRKEHLNLVKPGAYLLNLSRGKVLEIDALVEGLKSGKLAGAGVDVFPEEPKSNDDPFVSPLQGLPNVILTPHVGGSTEEAQKNIGSEVAEKLLKYVNNGSTTFSVNFPNIELGSLKSGYHRILNIHQNQPGFLRDINSIISELGGNILTQNLSTSANIGYLSMEIDKNLGDELKDKIKAHKHSIRTRILY; the protein is encoded by the coding sequence ATGGTATCTTATCCCAAAGGAAAAATAAAAGTCCTACTTCTGGAAAACATCCACAAGGATGCTTACGAACTTTTCCACCGAGACGGTTTTGACGTGTCCCTCGTCAAAGATGCGATGGAAGAAGCGGAACTCATCGAAAGAATATCCGATGTACATGTTTTGGGCATACGCAGCAAAACAAATGTTACAATCAAAGCTCTTGCGAATGCTAAAAAATTAATGACCATTGGATGTTTCTGTATCGGAACCAACCAAGTGGAATTGGACGAAGCTGAAAAACGTGCCATTCCTGTATTTAATGCACCATACAGCAATACTAGATCGGTGGCAGAGCTTGTCATTGCCGAGATCATAATGCTTGCAAGAAAAGCAACAGATCAGTCGCGAGATGTCCATTTAGGTAAATGGAATAAAATTGCAAAAGGTTGTTTCGAAGTTCGAGGCAAAACTTTAGGGATCATTGGTTACGGACATATCGGATCCCAAGTTTCCGTACTTGCGGAATCTATGGGTATGAAAGTTGTCTTTTATGATATTATTTCCAAATTGCCGCTTGGAAACGCATCTTCTGTACATAGTTATGAAGAACTACTCAAACAATCCGACTTTATAACTTTCCATGTTCCTGAAACAGATGAAACCAAAAATCTATTTCGAAAAGAACATTTGAATTTAGTCAAACCAGGTGCTTATCTATTAAACCTTTCCCGTGGAAAAGTATTAGAAATTGATGCATTGGTCGAAGGACTAAAATCTGGAAAACTTGCTGGTGCCGGAGTGGATGTGTTTCCAGAAGAACCAAAATCGAATGATGATCCCTTCGTAAGTCCATTACAAGGTTTACCAAACGTCATTCTTACACCGCATGTCGGTGGTTCTACAGAAGAAGCCCAAAAGAACATTGGATCAGAAGTGGCTGAAAAATTATTAAAATATGTGAATAATGGATCCACTACTTTTTCTGTAAACTTTCCAAATATTGAATTAGGCAGTTTGAAATCGGGTTACCATAGAATTCTCAATATCCACCAAAACCAACCAGGTTTTTTAAGAGATATCAACTCCATCATTTCCGAATTAGGTGGAAATATTTTGACACAAAACTTGAGTACGTCAGCAAACATTGGTTATTTGAGCATGGAAATTGATAAAAACCTGGGCGATGAATTGAAAGACAAAATCAAAGCCCATAAACATTCGATCCGAACTCGAATCCTTTATTAG
- a CDS encoding zinc-binding alcohol dehydrogenase family protein: MKAIAAVYDTNEKNSVLRTLDVPIEPIGPHDVRVEVKAISVNPVDYKIRNSITKENPGPRILGWDAAGVVTELGAKVSTLELGDEVFYAGDIKRPGSNAEFQLVDEWIVGKKPKNLNFKEAASLPLTTITAYESIFDKLKMDSFTNKTVLVVAGAGGVGSIAIQILKQKTKAKVIVTASREESISWVKSLGADLVVNPNKDYQEQIQTFGLNGVNEALLFSDPKDHFENLAKVLLPFGNICSIVESDSPLNMNLLKSKSNGYLNEFMFTRSMYQTEDRIKQKHLLEEIAGFVEKKKIIPTDKLDLGEMSVESLNKAHELLQTGKTIGKIVLGGMRK; this comes from the coding sequence ATGAAAGCAATTGCCGCCGTTTATGATACCAATGAGAAAAATTCTGTATTGCGAACGTTAGATGTTCCGATCGAACCAATTGGCCCCCACGATGTTCGAGTAGAAGTCAAAGCGATTTCTGTCAATCCTGTCGATTATAAAATCAGAAATTCGATCACAAAGGAAAATCCAGGTCCTAGAATTTTAGGATGGGACGCTGCAGGTGTGGTGACAGAACTTGGAGCTAAAGTTTCCACCTTAGAATTGGGAGACGAGGTCTTCTACGCAGGTGATATCAAACGACCAGGAAGTAATGCAGAATTTCAACTAGTTGACGAGTGGATCGTTGGTAAAAAACCAAAAAACTTAAATTTTAAAGAAGCGGCTTCACTTCCTTTAACAACGATTACTGCTTATGAATCTATTTTTGATAAATTAAAAATGGATTCATTCACAAATAAAACAGTTCTTGTTGTTGCAGGTGCGGGAGGTGTGGGAAGTATCGCCATCCAAATTTTAAAACAAAAAACAAAGGCAAAGGTCATTGTGACTGCATCGCGTGAAGAATCGATTTCTTGGGTCAAATCACTCGGTGCTGATTTGGTAGTGAATCCAAACAAAGATTACCAGGAACAAATCCAAACTTTTGGACTCAATGGAGTGAATGAAGCACTTCTCTTTAGTGATCCGAAGGATCATTTCGAAAATTTGGCTAAGGTGCTCCTTCCTTTTGGAAATATTTGTTCTATTGTCGAATCAGATTCTCCTCTCAACATGAATCTCCTTAAATCAAAAAGTAATGGATATTTGAATGAGTTTATGTTTACGAGATCTATGTATCAAACAGAAGACCGAATCAAACAAAAACATTTATTAGAGGAAATTGCTGGGTTCGTAGAGAAGAAAAAAATCATCCCAACGGACAAATTAGATTTGGGTGAGATGAGTGTAGAAAGTCTAAACAAAGCACACGAACTTTTACAAACAGGAAAAACAATCGGTAAAATTGTACTCGGAGGAATGAGAAAATGA